In Caloramator sp. E03, the sequence CAAGAGGACCTGAAATTTTTACTATTCTTCCGTTACTCAAGCTATCAACCCTCTTTCTTTGATAAAATATCTACTCCGACAGCTTTTTCTACATTTTCTTTAATATTAGCCATACCAATTCCAAGACTTCCATTGCTTCCTGGTATCAGAATAATTGCCGGAAGCATTTGATTTTTATATCTACTAATAGTTTCTTCTATGTCCTTTGCAACAGTTTCGGTCACAAAAATTATTCCATAGCCGTCTCTTGCCATAGCGTCTACTGCCTTCATAGCTTCCTCTGGGCTTTCT encodes:
- a CDS encoding V-type ATP synthase subunit F codes for the protein MFMYKIGVVGEKDAVIAFLALGLTVKAVESPEEAMKAVDAMARDGYGIIFVTETVAKDIEETISRYKNQMLPAIILIPGSNGSLGIGMANIKENVEKAVGVDILSKKEG